The Fulvivirga ligni genome window below encodes:
- a CDS encoding PadR family transcriptional regulator, producing MKEPSLGEFEELVLLMVAALHDEAYGVSILENLETKLDKRVNISAIHVALKRMEEKGFVQSRYGGITNDRGGRRKKFYVITAFGKKMLDQQYALRTDLYQQIPNISFS from the coding sequence ATGAAAGAACCTTCTTTAGGTGAATTTGAAGAATTAGTGTTACTCATGGTGGCCGCTCTCCATGATGAAGCTTATGGTGTATCCATTCTTGAAAACCTCGAAACCAAGCTTGATAAACGGGTCAATATCAGCGCTATACATGTGGCTTTAAAGCGCATGGAAGAAAAAGGTTTCGTACAGTCAAGATATGGAGGCATTACTAATGATCGTGGGGGCAGAAGGAAGAAGTTCTATGTGATCACTGCCTTTGGTAAGAAAATGCTGGATCAGCAGTATGCCTTGCGTACTGATCTTTATCAGCAGATTCCTAACATTTCTTTTAGCTAA